From Qipengyuania psychrotolerans:
CTGTGGCTGAAGATGCGCCCGGCGCCGGCCCCGGTCCGGTTGAAGGTGTCGCGGCCGACGGTGCAGAAGCTGCTGGCGCGATGAGTGCCGACCAGCCGGTCGCTGCCGCAAACAGTGCTGCTGAAAACTAGGACGCAGCCGGGTCGCACGACCCAGCTACTGAAAAGATGATGGAAAGACCCCGCTTCCCGCGGGGTTTTTCTTGTCTTCGATCAGTCGCCCTTGAAGCCCTGGGCAATGACGTACCACTCGCTGGAATCCTTGCGGCTGGCGGGGGGCTTGGCATGCTTGACCGTCTTGAAGTGCTTCTTGAGCAGGTCGAGCAAGTCCTTGTCGGTTCCGCCCGCCAGCACCTTCGCGATGAAGGTGCCGTCCTTGTCGAGATTCTCGACCGCAAACCATGCACCGGCTTCAACCAGTCCCATGGTGCGCAAATGGTCAGTCTGTTTATGACCCACGGTGTTGGCGGCCATATCGCTCATCACCAGATCGGCTTTTCCGCCCATCGCCTCTTCGAGGATGCGCGGCGCATCATCGTCCATGAAATCCATTTCGAAAATGGTGACGCCTTCGATGGGCTCGGTCGGGAGCAAATCGATCCCGACGATGCTGGCCTTGGGTTTCACCTTGCGCACGACCTGGCTCCAGCCGCCGGGCGCAATGCCGAGATCGACCACACGCGTCGCGTTCCTGAGCAGGCCGAATTTCTCGTCCAGCTCGATCAGCTTGTAGGCCGCACGGCTGCGATAGCCGTCCGCCTTTGCCTGCTTGACATAGGGATCGTTCAACTGCCGCTGCAGCCAGCGCGTGGAGGATGCCGTGCGTTTCTTGGCGGTGCGCACCCGCGTGTCGCGATCCTTACCCGACCTGCTCATGGAAGAATCTTTCTGTTGGCTGCCGCGATCGGCGGCAACAGACAGCCGGGATTAAAAGCTCTCATACGTCCTGCTCCCGCATTGGGTAGAGCGAGGCCTTGCTGCGCGCGGCCTCTACATCTGCTGCCATCAAGCTGCGCAAAATCCCTTCGCGGATGCCGCGGTCGGCCACGCCCAGCGTTTCCGAGGGCCAGATGTCGAGAATCGATTCCAGGATGGCACAGCCTGCCACCACCAGATTGGCGCGGTCATCGCCGATGCAAGGCAAGAGCTGTCGTTCAGCCCCGCTCATATGCGACAGCTTGGTGGAGATGTCGCGCATCGCCTGCGATTCCAGGATCAACCCGTCCACCGCGCGTCGATCATATTGCGGTAGCTCAAGATGCAGGCTGGCAAGTGTAGTCACCGTGCCGCTGGTGCCCAGCAGCCGGATAGGATGCTCGCAGCGGGCGTTGGAGGCGATCCGTTCGGCGAACGGCCTGAAGCTGTCGGAAACCGTCTTGCGCATGCGCCCGTATCGGTCCAGCCGCGCTTCCATGCTCTCGTCCGACCCGCTGACCGTATCGGTCAGCGAAACCACTCCCCACGGGACGCTCATCCAGTCGAGGATCCGCGGGACCGCGCCGCTCGGCTCGACCAGCACCAGTTCGGTCGAACCGCCGCCAATGTCGAAGATAACCGCCGGGCCGGGACCCTCTTCGAGCAGGACATGACATCCCAGCACGGCAAGCCGGGCCTCTTCCTGGGCAGAGATAATGTCCAGTACGATGCCGGTTTCTTCGCGCACGCGCTCGATGAAGGCTTCGCCATTGGACGCGCGGCGGCAGGCTTCCGTGGCAACCGATCGCGCCAGATAGACGTGACGGCGGCGCAGCTTTTCCGCGCAGACATTGAGCGCGGCAAGCGTTCTGTCCATCGCGTCATCGGACAGCTTTCCGCTTGCTGCCAAGCCTTCGCCAAGGCGCACGACGCGGCTGAAAGCATCAATGACGGTGAAGTTTTCGCCCGAAGGGCGGGCGATCAGGAGCCGGCAGTTGTTCGTGCCCAGATCCAGCGCGGCATAAGCTTGTCGCCGGTTTTGGGGGCGGCCAATGTTCGGTGTGAATTTGGATGCACTCGGATCCGCAGCGCGCGGCTGTCCACCGCGCGGAGCCGGTTTGCGGCCGGTCTTGCCATCGGGCCGGGAGGGGCGCTTGTAGCGGAAATCGGCTACGTTGCCGGACGGTCCGCCCCTCTTTTTTCCGTGCCCCCTTTTACTGTCCGGCGGAGTTTGATCCGCCATGGGGTGTCATCTTTCTATCCTCCCGCACGAACGAGTGCGCACGGGGACTTGCCTGCAACGCTAGCCGCGAAGGCGCTTTGGGGCAAGCACAAGGGTTGACCGCCGCCCTGCGCGAAACTAAGTGCGCCCCTCTTCCGGCTTTGGTTGCGATTCTACAGCCCGGCCGTTGGTGATGCCCCGTCGTCTAATGGTAAGACTACGGACTCTGACTCCGTCAATTGAGGTTCGAATCCTCACGGGGCATCCATTTTCTCACAATTACAGAGCATCGCCGGCTGCAGGCATGGCGCGGCGCGTCTGGGCTGCGCACACAAAAAACCGGCAGGTCGGGACTGACAACCTGCCGGTTCTTTGTCGGCAACTGCACCTAAAAGAGCAGCGCCAGGGGTTCGGCCCGGGTCGCGTGGGCCGAATTATCAGTCCACGAAGGTGACTTCGCGAACGTGGTAAGAACCCGTCAGGCGGCGGATCTTGTTATAGACATCGCGGACAACGCGCTGGCTGCGCTCTTCCTGCTGGGCGCCGTATGCCGTCATGAATTCGGCATAACGCTGCTTGCTGGGGCCCATGTCTGCAGTCTTGGCGAACTTGATGACCAGCAAGAGGTCGAATGCTTCGCCCTCTCCGTTCATATTGGTATAGATCGCATAGTCTTCGATGTGGCCGAGGCGCTTGGCCACTTCGTTGCCGGCCACCCAGGTTGACCGCAGGTTTTCGAGATAGTTTTCCCACTCGCCCGCGTCGATGTCGACGGTGACCATCTCGTAGACCGAATCCGAAACCTCGTAATCCTCGTATATACTGATCTCGGCGGCAGCCGGTGCGCTGGCGAGCAGAGCGCCGCCTGCAAGGGTGAGCGCCAATGTCCGTGCGTTTGCAATTGTCTTGATCATGGTCATGTCCTTTTGTTGGTATTTTTCAGTCCAAAAGATTGCCGGGTTATCCCGCGACCTGATTGATGGGCGATCGGAAGAAATGATACCTTCCCAATTTCTTAGGGTTTGTTTAGGAATGCCCTCAGGGCGCTGGACAATCACTGTTGGGGACTGGGTTGGCTTGCTTTCGCGTTGGGGACGCGCGCATCGATTTTGTTGCACGAACGATCGAGCGTGAGGGCGAAAGCCATTCGCTCGAACCCAAGGTGATGTCCGTTCTCACGATACTGGTCGAGCGCTGCGGGCAGGTCGTGTCACGGGACACGCTGGTCGAAGCCATCTGGTCAGTTCGGTTTGGCGGAGACGAACGCCTGTCACGCGCGATATCGTTGCTGCGCACCGCGCTCGGCGATAGCGGGGGCAAGCAGGGCGTCATCAAGACCATTCCGAAAGAAGGTTATAGCCTGGTTGCCGAAGTGGAGCCGATAAGTCCTGCGACCGGCCCCTCATATGGTGATCCCTCGGAACCCTCGGTCTACGTGCCCGCTCCGCCGAATTCCGTGGCGGTACTGCCCTTCGATGACATGAGCAGGCAGGGGGATCGGCGCTATCTGGGTGACGGGATCGCCGAGGAAATCATCAACGGGCTTGCCCAGATCGAAGGCGCCCATGTGACGGGCCGCGTGTCGTCTTTCGCGGTCCGCGATGCCGGGATGGACACAACCCAGATTTCCCGAAAACTTGGCGTTGCCTTTGTAATGGAAGGATCGGTCAGGCTGCAGGCCGACCAGCTCCGCGTCACTGCCCAGTTGGTCTCGGCAGAGGATGGTTTTCACCGTTGGTCGCGCGAGTTCAACGGCCAGCCCAGCGACTTGTTTGCGTTCTACGATGAGGTCGCTGCCGAAGTGGTGTCCGCATTCGCCGACATGATGGGCTTGCAAGTGAATATGCCCGTAGAAAGCGGCAAGGCGCTCACCCGCGATACGGACGCCTATCAACTCTTCCTGGAGGGTCGCAATGCGACTCACCAGCAGGACGGCAAGCACACCCTGCCCAAGGCGATTGCGTTGCTGGGTGAGGCGGTCGAGCGCGATCCCGAATTCGCGCAGGCATGGGCCTTCCTGTCGATCGCCCATTTCTTCATGCTTGAATACTCAAGCACGCCCGAATGGCGCCATCATCTGGCCGAAGGGCGCAAGGCAGCTGAGCATGCTTTCCGGCTTTCCCCTCACGAGCCGGTCACGGCTGTTCCGCGATTTTTCGTGGCCGCTCACGATGTGCGGTTCGACAGGCACTGCGAACTGGCACAAACGCTGTTTGACCGCGCACCGAATTCTCCGATGACGCATTATTACCTCGCCGTCGTGTTGATTGCGTGCGGGCTGATGAAAGAGGGATTGGGGCATCTCGAGCAGGTGTTGCGCTCCGAACCGCTTTCTATCGCGGGTCAGTCGCTGGTCAGCACGGCCCGGTTCACGCTGGGCGAAACGGAGCAATCGGAAGAGCCGTATCTGCGCGCTTTCGATCTGGGAAT
This genomic window contains:
- a CDS encoding RlmE family RNA methyltransferase — encoded protein: MSRSGKDRDTRVRTAKKRTASSTRWLQRQLNDPYVKQAKADGYRSRAAYKLIELDEKFGLLRNATRVVDLGIAPGGWSQVVRKVKPKASIVGIDLLPTEPIEGVTIFEMDFMDDDAPRILEEAMGGKADLVMSDMAANTVGHKQTDHLRTMGLVEAGAWFAVENLDKDGTFIAKVLAGGTDKDLLDLLKKHFKTVKHAKPPASRKDSSEWYVIAQGFKGD
- a CDS encoding Ppx/GppA phosphatase family protein, giving the protein MADQTPPDSKRGHGKKRGGPSGNVADFRYKRPSRPDGKTGRKPAPRGGQPRAADPSASKFTPNIGRPQNRRQAYAALDLGTNNCRLLIARPSGENFTVIDAFSRVVRLGEGLAASGKLSDDAMDRTLAALNVCAEKLRRRHVYLARSVATEACRRASNGEAFIERVREETGIVLDIISAQEEARLAVLGCHVLLEEGPGPAVIFDIGGGSTELVLVEPSGAVPRILDWMSVPWGVVSLTDTVSGSDESMEARLDRYGRMRKTVSDSFRPFAERIASNARCEHPIRLLGTSGTVTTLASLHLELPQYDRRAVDGLILESQAMRDISTKLSHMSGAERQLLPCIGDDRANLVVAGCAILESILDIWPSETLGVADRGIREGILRSLMAADVEAARSKASLYPMREQDV
- a CDS encoding winged helix-turn-helix domain-containing protein, which translates into the protein MACFRVGDARIDFVARTIEREGESHSLEPKVMSVLTILVERCGQVVSRDTLVEAIWSVRFGGDERLSRAISLLRTALGDSGGKQGVIKTIPKEGYSLVAEVEPISPATGPSYGDPSEPSVYVPAPPNSVAVLPFDDMSRQGDRRYLGDGIAEEIINGLAQIEGAHVTGRVSSFAVRDAGMDTTQISRKLGVAFVMEGSVRLQADQLRVTAQLVSAEDGFHRWSREFNGQPSDLFAFYDEVAAEVVSAFADMMGLQVNMPVESGKALTRDTDAYQLFLEGRNATHQQDGKHTLPKAIALLGEAVERDPEFAQAWAFLSIAHFFMLEYSSTPEWRHHLAEGRKAAEHAFRLSPHEPVTAVPRFFVAAHDVRFDRHCELAQTLFDRAPNSPMTHYYLAVVLIACGLMKEGLGHLEQVLRSEPLSIAGQSLVSTARFTLGETEQSEEPYLRAFDLGILPSGITAIWLLVERGETAEAEALLHARYHELAPLFANLFGVIGSRFLIIKAVVHGKEWARTILASSMRRRMEKGLIQPNAGALIMPVILARPKLFMDACRKVSATYLPGALAQIWADTRNARLVREHDEFPQFASEIGLVEVWKRRGWPDGIDPANFVI